Within the Paramormyrops kingsleyae isolate MSU_618 chromosome 2, PKINGS_0.4, whole genome shotgun sequence genome, the region GTggaactaaaaataaataagtataaCTTATAGTGATGGTAATAAATAAATGGGTGAATATATAAGTACAGCACTATGATGAAACTTGCACATTTTGCTGATACAATATTTCATGTAAATAGACTGAAATTGATTACAAAAAAGTGGTATTGCATATGTGCCTTGATTTACCAGCTGTACAGTCTGATGGCCGTTGAAAGGAATGATTTCCTGAGGCACTCAGTGGAGCATTTCATGTTCAGAAATCTGCAGCTGAAAGTGCTCATGAAGCTCTGTGAAGCAGGTGAGCAGCATTGTCCATAATCGACTGATAACTGGACagcttcccccccaccccccccccccccccccgccagtgtTGGTATCATCCAGTTCCTCCCCAAAACCCAACCAGGCCCCAGCGCACAGCAGTGAAGAGGTAGAAGAGGTAGACACTGGCTACCACAGACTCATAGACCATCTGCAGCATGGTGTTGTAGTTGCCCCTTCTTCTGCAGGGCAGTTCTTTGACCAGTCCAGTTTGTTAACTAGGTGGACACCTAGATGCTTGTAATCCTGGACAATTTCCACCTCCTCTCCCCGAATGGACAGGCGGGCTCTTAGAGACCTTGATCTTTTCAGGTCCACTACCAGTTCCTCTATTTTACAAACATTTTGCTGCAGATGATTCTGGTCACATCAGTTGGCAAAATTGTTCACCACCCTCCTGTACTCCATCATGTCTCTGTCCCAGATACAACCGATTACTGCTGAGTCATTGGCAGTTTCTCTGTAGATGGCAGGACTCTGCGTTGCGCTTCAAGTAAGTGGTGTACTGGTTGAAgaggaaggcagacaggacTAGCCCCTATGGACCTTCTGTGCAGCCATGCACCTCATCAGATACATCAGAAAGTACTGTGGGTGTCAAGTCATGTAATTCATAATCTATACCACCAGGGGGGTGTCTACCTTCATAGCTGACGGCTTACTCTCCAGTAGGACTGACTGGATGGTGTTGAATGCaatgcagaaataaaaaaaacatgatccTCAAAGTGGCTTATCCAGGTGGGATTAAGCACAGTGCATCAGGTAGATGATGGTATCATTGCTCAAGGGCCAAGAATTTGATCATACATAGTGCCCTATGTCACCCTAGATAGGCTACAGGCTACCTAGGTCCAGGAGAAGCAGTTAGAACAGTGTtacccaatccggtcctcggggtccCACAGTCGggccatgtttttgctcccttccagatagtcagaagctgggagggagcagaaacgtggactgtctgtgggtccccaagaaACAGATTGGGAGACTCTgagtttgaagatggatggatggatcgatggatggTTGATCTCAAGCCAATATTCTCAAACATTCAACTGGGAACACGTGAGTCACAATTATAGCTGAAAGGTGTTTTACTTTTGCACTTTGACAATTTTTTTGACAAACTTCAAAGCAAGCAAACATTCTCAGACTCTTTAAAACAGCTTTGTCGTACACAGTACATTTTACACAGTTTCGTAGTAGGGTTAAAAATAATATCTTTTACTGGGATGGAAGAACATAAATATTCTTGCATTCAATTTCTATAATGCTAGTATTATCCATGGttaacagcagggggcagtataTGATTGCACATATATTTTTTGGTTCACCTGCCTGTGTGTTGCAGAATTTAAAGCTGAATCTGCACTACAGTTaaattcaaaatgtattaatgggGGTTGTTTATTATAATCATATTATTGCTGTACAAATTTAAACTCCGTCACAAGCTTAAgaaaaatccattatttttaGGAACTTTAAGGTTCCACAAGAGTGGTGCAACTCTGAGGTGTCTATTACGGTCTTGCATTGTTACTTCACAGCTCCAGGTTGGAATCTGACCCATGCTCTGTCTGTTAGCAGTTTACAGGCTCGCCTCTTGATTTAGGGTTGGTTTCCACTAAGCACTCTAGTTTCCTCAAGTGAACTGGTGACTATAAATttgcctgtgtttttgtgtgtgtcaaAGTGCCATGAAAATATCTGGTGCCACATTTATGGGCATACAGTCCTATATCTTCCAGAACTCTAACTGAAGAAGCGGTTATTAGAGAAGGATGAATGCAAAAAATTGTTTGTTTTAACCTTCTAAACTTTTTGATATAGTATATGCACTGCAGTATACACTAGTAATAAAGGTTACAGCAGTGATTtacttttaatgcatttattcatttttatattggCCAATGGCTAGACATGGTTATAAAGGATCATGCCCTGTGATGCTTCATTTGTCTAATTATTTTGAATTATACTTTCAGAAGTATGACCCTTAAATCCTTACCGCACACCGCTGCTTCTGGAAAATTGCAAAATCATATCTAGCCTTGCCTTCACCAACCATCCAGAGCACGGGTGTCCTTCAGGCTcattaaatgcaatttcagtTTACCATTGTGGCCTAAAATCATTAATTCTAACGTTTACAAGGGCCGTCATTTTTACTTTGGCACATTGCTTATGGGCAAGATTAAAAATTACACCACATGCTTAAAGTTGTCCAGGGTTACTTAGTGGTGAAGTATTTGGGTGGAATACACATCATCAGAagtatgtgcctgtgtgagtcTAGGTTATTTTAGCACAGCAAAGTAACCAAGGGTCCTAGACTGTCAGATATTTTCATATACAGACATTAGCTACCCACAAGAAATTCTAGCTTTAAAACCACTGGAGGGTTGGATAAAATAActataatgtaaataaaacttATATATCTTGCACAACTCCCTTCCTCTTCTTGTATACACACCACATCTCTTAGTCAAGATGAACTCTTGGGCTCATCTCTTCATCCCAGCTTCAAACAGACAGGGCATTAAAATTTCAGCGCTGTCGCGCTGCAGGATTCAGTAAGGGAGGGTATAGAGGATCAAAATTACGATTGTAACAAAAATTCTGGAAGATCTCATATTTAACCATTCACATTCCCATCCTAACACTTCCTTCATTACTGTGTAGATCTAATTACTGTGTCTAAAGTGGAAGAATAAATTAGGCCATTCCAGGGATGGGTCTCTTTCATGATTGGTCTATACCTTGAAATACTGTCCAGAAACAGCTCTTTAAAGTAGTGCAATGGGCTGCTACCAGTCCGTGTCCTAACAGAtgtctttttcagttttaatccCAAAACATAAAAACAGATACTTCATGCCTCTCCAGCTCTTTAATCTGTTTTTCCGTCTTGTCCATGTGTTTTTCCAGCCCCTGTCTCTTGTCACCATAGTGTGGCCCACCAAAAAAGATTCCTGGACGTTAATGTGATCCCACAGCATCCACCGTCATCTCAGTGGAACATACGCACATCTCCAGTTGGGTCTGAAAATAGTTTTTTAGCCATTTCGACCAAATCCCAAGGCAAGTCCGATACACGTAGTCAGACTACAATGTATAAACATCATCTTTACGCATCAGGaccttttaacttttaaactgcATAAACTACACATTGTATTGCTCATGACAATTAGCCATATGTCACCAATATTTTTAATACATCCCCAGGGAgttcaaataataaataatttgtaaTTGTGCTATTTGACATTTAAGAAGCAAAATAATCCTTTATCTTCCTCAAGTCCAATTTGCATTTCCTTCTTTAAGGTCAAACAGttgtaaataatatattaaaggATCTTTTGCTCACAGTCAGAATTACCTGTCTCCGTAGAGGCACCAGCTGAGAGATGTCAAATTCAATGAGAACAAGGGGGAAACAATCAATTAATCTCACTGCATGACAGCGAGAGATTAGCGAATCCACTGGAACCTTTGTGACATTTCCACAAATCCCATAGTTAATGGAAACACTGTGAATACAATAGTGATAAAAGGGCATCTAAAGAAATCATTCTTGGCGTTTATCTTTCATTTTATACAACAATGCATGCAAATTGTTTTTCACTTTGTTTCATATTTCTTTAATTTTATACAGTGGTCAGTTTTGTTAACAGAGGTACATGTGTCAAATGTTTAATTGACAGAGACCTGTCTAAATTTCCCCTCGAAACACCAGGTGGTTAGATAACCTGTTTACCAGAAAAAAAACGACTCTAGTGTTGGGTGCATATCCCGCACCCCTCTTCGGCTGGAGCTGTGCACTTACCTGGTTGTGAGtgataaaaacttaaaaatccATTTCATCTTATTGCATGACACTGCATGATATCTGTCCTTTGCAACGTTTTATGTAAAATGCTGTTTAGATCGAAGTATCAACAGGGGTCAACTACCATGGTAACAAAGTGCTCTGCTTTCATTTTGAGCGTGAATGAACGGCCTCTTTCTTTATGTTATCCACactatttattttattcctcATATCGTTCTCTGTGCAAAATATAAACAATTTCAATAGCCTGATAACACTCagtttagagcaggggtgtcaaactcattttagggtgagggccggatgagaagaaaatgtgaccatgtgcgggccgaatttattattatttttttttaatcatagtgcatcaaattacaacaaatacactatattctgtaaaactgcatttaacaagtcctcagaaactgttcattaacactcttattcctttttaatactactactactaataataatgataataaaaaagatttgatatttaatactattgttcaaatcatcccgcgggccgtattggacaccatagtgggccgtattcggcccgcgggccgtatgtttgacacccctggtttagagtAACACTCTAAACTGATCCCATGCGGGCCTTTATGTAGCGATGCGCATTGTATCTGTCAAAAACACCTTCTCTCATCAGACCGATTAAATGTGGAAAAACTGAGAATGCAATTGACTAATTGCACCTTTAGATGAAACACTGTACTGGAAATTGCTAACGCATCGGCCGTCTCCCTTTGTTGGCGTTTTGTGTTTTCCGTGTGAGAGGAAACTGACTGTGGACAAGACAAAGTGCACTTTGTGTTCTCCAGACTTCAAAGGGTTAACCTGGGACGAATATATGATCAAAGGAGGACCCGAAAAAGAACCTCAGCGAGTGAGTGCAAGAATTTAATGAGGTAAATTAACATTAATGAAATCTGACCTCGTGCTTACCGAGCAGATGTCTAATCGAAGATGCTGTGGAAAAAAGATGTAGTTGAAAGGCCAgtttgtttatatatgtatgtggctttatgtgtgtatatatacatatacacacacacacacatacatatacagacaATTCATATTattgaaatgctttttttttatataagaTTCATAAATAGTCATCTCAAGCATAGCATACGAAATCTCCAGTGAAATCTTAAATGAGTTTACTGAAATAAAAGAAATTGAATGGGCAAATCTTTGTAGAAACGTGGCCCGGCCAAAGCTATGTTTCAAGAGCATGTATAAGAAAATAGGATTTAAAGGGGCATGCTTTTGTGGTTATCAATAAACATTAATGCAAGtaggtgtgggggtgggggaggggggtgcttgTATAGAAACAGCTTGTGGTCCAGCCACCTGAGTCATTATAGAAGCTGCTGGAGACAAAGTTACTTTGGCTCTGTTTTAAAGTAGACACTGCATGGCTCTCAGGAGCTGAGCCACAATGAAGCAGACGCATCGCCTTAAGGaacgagtttttttttttttttttttttccctggctGCTTCTGACAACTCATTGCCTTTAATTTTGGTGATGGATCTGTGTAGCAGCTGAGGGCAGAGGGGAAAACACGGCACAGGAGACTCTGTCCAGGACACGCTGATAATGCGAGTCTGCAACGCAAACCGGGCAGATTCTGCTCCTGTTTAATGATGGgcatgaaaaaaaaagagagccACAAGATTGACAGCTCTGTATCTTACCGCAGGGCAAAAATAAGAATTCTCCATATGCCTATCGGTTTGTCTGTATTTTTGCCTGAAGTTAGAGTTAGTTGCAGAGACCATAGTTACCACCCTGCACTTCAGGCATAGTCTAAAAACACACAATAGGGTACTTAACACAATTATTGTGTGTTATTCACATAATAATAGAGTGCAAGTAAAGCTTGGCATTTGACACGGGATACTGATAATCACTCCAAAATCACATATTTCCTGTTCTTGTTGCATTACTTTGCCCTGATGAAAACTGTCGTCCTTCTGTGCTGATAAACCCTCCATCCCCCAACCTTCAGTAGTAATTTTATGTTCATCTACTTTCATCCGTATttgcattgcccccccccccccccagctgtgctTTAGATGGTCCACCTCCCTTTGAATCGTACGTTTTGGATCACACCTAGAACAGTATGACTGCAGACTCTTCAGTTCCTTCTGCGTTCTAACATTACCTTTCCCATCAATGTCCAATGCTCTGAATGTTCAACATGTGTAACTTACATCAAAACCGAAACGTTGGAGTAGCGTAATACAGCAAGGAGCACAAACATCATCAGCTGGATGAGCAATTTATTCCTTTGCTAGTCAGTTATAAAAACGGATCTTTTtttaaggggtgggggggtgggggttgcatTTCACTGCCTCTCGTCAGTGACAGTAAAGAATCTGTAGTGTCACTTCCAGTCCAGTCTGCCAGCTAAAGGCTAATTGGTCTGTCCCTGGCATCGGCACTCGTCCCCTAAGCCATAGAGTGCTGTAACCTACCTTGTGTATTTTTCGCTAATTGAATTGCCTAATGAGGTCCCAGGGGCTACCTATCATTACCTCCGAGTTAATTAAAGCCTCAGCAGCGTgccaaatggcaaataaagatGCTATAAAATTGCGGGAAAGGAGCACGCctgaaaaaagaaaaggggGTGCATGGTTGACCTTGTTTTTGTCGTTGTTTGGGAACGCTGCATTCCAGGAAGAAACAGAtgtctattatttttttatttgcatttatttttggcCTCAAATGTTCATATCCTGGcatagatttttattttccagtgtggtttgataaAAATTCACCCCATTAAAGATTGAGTCGTAATCACTCCCACATTTTCCCCTGCCTGTCCATTCCTCCACTCTCACCACCAGCTTTCAAAACAGGAAACCACACGCAGAGCTAAATCTCAGCAAGTTACCTATTGATTTCCAATTTTAATCACAAAAGAACACAAAGCGTTTTGATATGGAAAAATTACCCCCAATGTCTAAAGAAAAAGTGTATAGAATTGCGTATCTAATTTCACTGTTAAGCTCATCAAATGGCTCAGAATCTATGAATGTTCTTTTCTTAAATAGGATGCATTTGGTGAAGAGTGTCGCTTGCTTCAGGTGATCTACCCTTTGTTTTCACCTGTAGCCAAGCCCATTAATACAGGTTTGATGATATTTAGCAGATCTGTACAGGTGCTTGATACACGTCAGCCCACAAATATGACAGTGACAAGTCAGGTGATCTTTCAGCTCCTGGGGAAGAGTGTTGCTTTTGATACGATAGTCAGCCTCGTGGCGGTGAAACTGAACGTACAACAAAAAGATCTCAGGTCTTAATAATGACCCTGCTGTCGTACCCCTGAGAAAGGCACCTGAATTTCACGGCACTGTCGTTTGCCATTGGATGAAGGGGCATGTTTGCAAGGTGTGCAAATTGCTTGGTGCAAAGTTTCTACTAAACAGTGGAATTAAATCATACAAAGGCAGATAAGTGTCACGGTAACCCCCCTAAAATATCCTTTGCAACAGAAGTTGCCCAGTAATCGactagagagaaaaaaaagcacaaagccAACATTCTGGAAAGTGTGAAAAAACTGCCTGCATGTTCAGAATAAATATCAACATGCCGCTTAATGACAAGGTATTCCACAAACGTGAGGAATTTCAGATTAATGAGAACGGCTGGATTTTCTGAATGAAACAGAGCAAGGTTCTGTCATTATTCCTATTACTTCCATACCTTTATAAATCAAGATGAAAGCAATTCTGTTCCATATTATAGAACTTCATCCCACTTAGAAAAATCTTCCTTGCCTATTAATCAGTACAGATCTCAGCACCATAGACGGCTGCATTCATATTCATTAAAAGTCCCAGCTATTACATGGTCAAGTTAGTGACTATCCCGGTCGTAACTTTTAATTTCACTGGCACCCTATATTATCCTGTTTACTGACAAACCTTATTTGGGGTAAAAGTACACTTCAGACTAAACTCAAACCATACTGTCAAATTTCTCCCGGAGCTGTAACTCTCCCCCGTCTCCGTGGACATCCAGACCCATTCTTGTTATGCAACATTTTGTGAAATGTCCATCACAAGCTGTACCGGACAAATAACCCGTCAACAAATACAGAAGCTTAATGCAAAAAGATTGGCCTCACCACAAATCACAGTTATCGGGGCCGGATGTCCAAGGGCCCTAAAAGCAATTTACAAGGTTGCACAGGATTGCCCCGTCTGCAGTGTACAGCAAGCCCAAAAACATCAGCTAGTTTGAGCTGCAGGATGTCTGCTTACCATGCTgttataaaacatattataaTATGAATTACAAATCATTATCTTATAAAAATTCCCTGCTTTCTTCTATAATGTTGGACAGCACGAGTATGTTTTACTATTTAGTAATTTTACCCAGTTCTTTGGATTGAAAGtttaaactgaaaatgaaagtaaaataTGAAATTAAGAAGCCATGCGCTTCTAGTCCTAccattttcccatttttttttaaaagtcctTTAACTGTTTTATGATCAAATACAGAACTCCTACTCatgcaacaaaaaaacaaaaaaaactacaaaacaaaatggcccAACAGTCACTATTACCGCAGAGAGGAATTAAGTAGAATTTATTTCACAACTTGAATGCCACACTCAGAAGAAGAACAAGGTGTCCGCTTATAAGAACCAATTTTAAGATTTATTTATCATGTTTCAAAGAAGGCAAAACACTCACAAAGGGGAGAGTGGAAGGAGTAACTGTGGAGAATAAAGATATGGAAAGTACTGGAAAGTTTTAACTAACATTAATGAGTTCATAACTAAAAAAGgacagtttttgttttgttttttttaaaaagagacCTTTATACATTTGTTCTTTTATACAAGTAGCATTGGATAAATGCATTGGAAAAAAGGAAACCAGTTCTGCATTACACtttacaaaaaatacatttgtttgatAGAGAGAAAGGGAAAAAACAGGTGGTCAAATATTGACCAATAACACTTTTCCTtttcatcattaaaaaaaacaaagaaaaactcAATCTAATACCTATAAAAAGTTAGGAAGCAATATACAGcgtaacaaaaaaacaatatggaTCAATTTGATTTAATCAGTTGATTTGGTAACCAAGGACAGGGGCTGTGATTGAAACAAAGCATGATGGGAATTAAGGGATGCCTGATGGAAAGAGGTAGGTGGGGACAGTAGGGAGGAATGCAGAGAGGTAAATGGGATTGGTCGAGAGAGAAGAGGTGTTGAATGACTGCTTGTGGAACCAATGGGGAGAGAAATACTTGGTTGAGTAGAGGAAGTGGGGGTGGAGGATGAAGtagaggtggaggaggaagtGGAGGAAGAAGCAGATCCAGAGGGCTTGCCCTGCAGAGGGAAGTGGTGGGGCCGGCCCTCAGGCTTGGTCGTAAGGGACAGGGGCTGGGCTTGCTCCGAGTGGGTGGCTGCAGGGGCGGCAGGGGATGCCAGGGCTGCAGAGGGCGTGGCTGGGGAGTCCAGCATGCTGCCGTGAGAGGAGGCGGGGCTGTCGCACATCTTCTCAGACGGCAGGTATTGTATGCACTGCTTCTTAGTCCTTGATGAGAAATCTGGAAAGACAGGGAGTCGAATGCTCATGGTGGTAGAGAGAACACGGCAGACAGGTCGTATAATTAGTTGACAGAttatattcaataaatgctaaagCCCCGCCCAGTTAAAATGCAGTCAAATTCTGTAGACCTCAGGAGAACACAAGGGATGAAACAGGTATTCACAGATGGATACTGGTACATGTGGAGACCACGAATGCTATGGGAGCAACTGACCAGTTTAACGCTTGCCAAGCAAGACaaattacaacaacaacaaaaacgaCGACGACAATAGCAGTGATTTATGcaatatttcaattaaacatACAGATGTCTGAAGGGATGTTTGACATTATCACACCAAGATCAGATGACAGTCTGACTCCCAGTAACCGTGAAACATACACAGTTACTCTATGCCAACGATCATTAGACCAGTTCCTTGAAGGCCATGAATGACTtgatataaaattattttgcaAATCAATCAAATTGTGATTCTTGAGACTAAAGGGAATTTCCAATTGGTAACCTTTCATTGGTATTTGAATtcataattaaaacaaaacacaccGAATACTGAAAAATGTCCATGTATTGCAGTATATATGTAAAAGTATCGTTTAAATATTTGCTAGACCTATCAGCTTTGTTCTAGTAGTTTATCAAATGAAGTTACTAAAATCTAGTTCTAAACAGTTGTTTTATTATGACTGCAATTGTCAAACAACACTGATCTGTAGACCCAGATGAAAGAATGAAAATGTTGAGcaagccccccgcccccaaccctTCCGGGACATGTGAGAGACAGCGGTCAGGTAGTGGGGCTCCACTCCACGTCCTCCACGAGACGCCGTGCAGCACACGTACCTGCCATGGTTAGCACTGAACCTCATACGCTGCTTGGCAAAAGTCCAGAAGAGAAAGGAGTTAGAGGAGACAGTGGCGAGGAGAAAGAGTCGGAAACGTGAACATGACACAGCGACTGCGAGGGAGCCGCGGGCGCGGAGGGGGCTATCGTCCATCGAGACCCAGAGACACAGTGTGTCCCCACAACCCTGGTCACAGGAGACCCCAACCGCTCAGCTTCCAAACGTACTGCAGGAGGCAAAGAGGCGGTGGCCTCAATGAGCCACGGTCTAGGAACACCTACCTTCTGGCGTGGATTCTGGCTTATTCTCCCGCTTTCGCTTTTTCCGCTTCCCCTGCAGAGGAAAATGGCACGATGATGAGCTAATGGTGAAGAAATGATGCCGGCAGAGAGGAAGCAAGTCTTAAACACTCTGGCATGTGACCAAAATAGGCTCTTGCCCCATCAACATCTACTATGCCTAGAGTATAAGTACTCGGACTAACACCCTTGCCCACCCCAAGCCGACCCTGACAAGCTGCCACGTTACTTGTATGGTCACAAGGCCGCAGTTGTGTCCGTCTCCAGGACGGGAAGCGGATCCTGCTCTGGCATGAGCCGCGGGCCGTCGCCGCCTTGGCAGACTTACGTAGTTGTCTCGTGCCGACCAGCCCGGGTACAGCTGGGAATGAAGCTGCCGTTCCTTCCTTGCCAGCTCGTAGTACTTTGCCTGCTCCTCCCGCGACAGCGAGTGCCACTGTGAACACAGGGAGGCGCGCGGTGAGAATGGGAGCTCTGGCAGGACCAGAGCGGGGTCCACGAGCCCCCAGCGAAGCCGGTCCGCTCACCCTCCTCCCCAGGATCTGGTTGATGGCGGCGCTCTCCTTGAGGGTGCACTCCGCCACCACCTTGGCCCGCATCTCCTTCATGTAGAGCATGAAGGCGTTGAGCGGCTTTTTTATGTGCGGTTTCTTGTCCTCCTCCTTCTTCACCGGCCCCGGGGACTTCctgtggagagagggagacGTCCCGGCACTTCAGAGAGGGCCGAGAGAACTATAATCCCGGCATTTCTGAGGAACTGACAGGTTGCTGGAccaaaaaaaaggtaaatcaTCAGTTAAaatgtcccccaccccccaaaaaaaaatcgaggatCAGCTGTGATCAATAGGGAGGAAATGGACTGACGAGTGAGCAGCGGAGATGACGCCATCGGAGTTGGGCTCCTGCTTGATGGCGGGGGAGACGATGGCGGGGTGTGGGATGCCCGTCTGGTGGAGACCGTGGGGGTGATGAGGCACCATGTGAGGAGGGAACCGGCTAGACACCAGGCTGTGGAGAAAGGAGGGAAAGGGGGCCGACACCCACACATCAGCGTCACTGTGGCTGGACAGACTAACGGAGGCCTCTGGACGAATGTAA harbors:
- the tcf7l1b gene encoding transcription factor 7-like 1-B, encoding MPQLNGGGGDDLGANDEMISFKDEGEQEEKISENVSAERDLDDVKSSLVNESENNSSSSDSEQAERRPQPRPDSESYEKARDDFSEALRRQQDGGFFKSPHYPGYPFLMIPDLTNPYLSNGSLSPSARTYLQMKWPLIDVPGTAALKDSRPPTPGHLSNKVPVVQHAHHVHPLTPLITYSNEHFSPGTPPSHLSPEILDPKTGIPRTPHPSELSPYYPLSPGAVGQIPHPLGWLVPQQGQPMYSIPPGGFRHPYPALAMNASMSSLVSSRFPPHMVPHHPHGLHQTGIPHPAIVSPAIKQEPNSDGVISAAHSKSPGPVKKEEDKKPHIKKPLNAFMLYMKEMRAKVVAECTLKESAAINQILGRRWHSLSREEQAKYYELARKERQLHSQLYPGWSARDNYGKRKKRKRENKPESTPEDFSSRTKKQCIQYLPSEKMCDSPASSHGSMLDSPATPSAALASPAAPAATHSEQAQPLSLTTKPEGRPHHFPLQGKPSGSASSSTSSSTSTSSSTPTSSTQPSISLPIGSTSSHSTPLLSRPIPFTSLHSSLLSPPTSFHQASLNSHHALFQSQPLSLVTKSTD